One Gossypium raimondii isolate GPD5lz chromosome 3, ASM2569854v1, whole genome shotgun sequence genomic window carries:
- the LOC105795275 gene encoding pentatricopeptide repeat-containing protein At5g39710: MPFPNLHIHRSLSSLSSPFSDAFLADKALTFLKRHPYQLNSLSSNFTPEAASFLLLKSQNDQTLILNFLKWAHPHPFFTPRCKCLALHILTKFKLYKSAQSLAEDLAVRTPDPKGNFVFQCLKETYQLCASSSAVIDLVVKSYAHLKFIDKAINIVNLAKINGFMPGVLSYNAILDAVIRCKKPVRFAEEVFEEMVRNGVSPNVFTYNILIRGFCSAGNLDMGLGFFSEMERDGCLPNVVTYNTLIDAHCKLKKIDDAFKLFRAMALKGLKPNLITYNVIINGLCREGRMKETSEVLHEMSQKGFVADEVTYNTLVNGYCKDGNFHQALVLHAEMVRNGLTPNVITYTSLINSMCKAGNMNRAMEFFEQMHVRGLRPNERTYTTLVNGFCQQGLLNEAFRVLNEMVRNGFSPSLVTYNALINGHCMLGKVEEGLKMIEDMVEKGIAPDIVSYSTIISGFCRYRDLEKAFQMKQEMVEKGVKLDAVTYSSLIQGLCEQSRLAEACDLFQEMLNAGVTPDEFTYTTLIYAYCKNEDIKTAFHLHDEMVQKGFLPDVVTYSVLINGLNKQARTREAKRLLLKLFYDESVPSDVMYSTLIENCGNIEFKSAVALIKGFCMKGLMNEADRVFESMLQRNHNPDEAAYNVIIHGHCRGGNIQKAYDLYKEMVKIGFVPHTVTVIALVKALFMVGKTDELSQVITNILRSCKLTDAELAKVLVEINHKEGNMDAVFNVLTEMAKDGLLPKSG; the protein is encoded by the coding sequence ATGCCCTTCCCAAACCTCCATATTCACCGTTCTCTCTCTTCTCTTTCGTCTCCCTTCTCCGACGCCTTCCTCGCCGACAAAGCCTTAACTTTCCTCAAACGCCACCCTTACCAGCTAAATTCCCTCTCTTCCAATTTTACCCCCGAAGCAGCTTCTTTTTTACTACTCAAGTCCCAAAACGACCAAACCCTAATCCTAAATTTCCTAAAATGGGCGCACCCTCACCCGTTCTTCACCCCTCGCTGCAAATGCCTCGCCCTCCACATCCTCACCAAATTCAAGCTCTACAAATCAGCACAGTCCTTAGCAGAGGACCTCGCCGTCCGTACGCCCGATCCGAAGGGCAATTTCGTCTTTCAGTGCCTTAAAGAAACTTACCAATTGTGTGCTTCGAGCTCCGCGGTAATCGACTTGGTGGTAAAATCTTATGCCCATTTGAAATTCATCGATAAGGctattaacattgttaatttagctaaaattaATGGTTTCATGCCTGGGGTTTTATCTTACAATGCTATTTTGGACGCCGTGATTAGATGTAAAAAGCCCGTTAGATTTGCTGAggaagtttttgaagaaatggTTAGAAATGGGGTTTCACCAAATGTATTTACTTATAACATTTTGATTAGGGGTTTTTGCTCGGCGGGGAATTTGGatatgggtttagggtttttcagTGAAATGGAGAGGGATGGCTGTTTGCCTAATGTGGTTACTTATAACACGTTAATCGATGCACACTGTAAGTTGAAGAAGATCGATGATGCATTTAAGTTGTTTAGGGCAATGGCATTAAAGGGTTTGAAGCCGAATTTGATTACTTATAACGTAATCATCAATGGGTTGTGTAGAGAAGGTAGGATGAAGGAGACGAGTGAGGTGCTTCACGAGATGAGTCAGAAAGGTTTCGTTGCGGATGAGGTTACTTATAATACACTCGTGAATGGATATTGTAAAGATGGTAATTTTCATCAAGCACTTGTTTTGCATGCCGAGATGGTGAGGAATGGCTTAACTCCGAATGTCATTACTTATACTTCGTTGATTAATAGTATGTGCAAAGCTGGGAATATGAACAGAGCAATGGAGTTCTTTGAACAGATGCATGTTAGAGGACTTCGTCCTAACGAGAGAACATATACTACTTTAGTAAATGGGTTCTGCCAGCAAGGACTTTTAAACGAAGCGTTTCGAGTACTAAATGAAATGGTTAGAAACGGATTTTCACCTTCGTTAGTCACTTATAATGCTCTTATTAATGGGCATTGTATGCTTGGAAAGGTGGAAGAGGGTTTAAAAATGATAGAAGATATGGTAGAGAAAGGTATAGCTCCGGACATAGTAAGTTATAGTACAATTATTTCTGGTTTTTGTAGATACCGGGATTTAGAGAAGGCGTTCCAAATGAAGCAGGAGATGGTCGAGAAAGGAGTTAAACTGGATGCAGTTACATATTCATCACTGATTCAGGGTCTGTGTGAGCAAAGTAGACTTGCTGAAGCTTGTGATCTTTTCCAGGAGATGCTGAATGCAGGTGTGACTCCCGATGAGTTTACGTATACTACGTTAATTTATGCTTATTGCAAAAATGAGGATATAAAGACGGCTTTTCATTTGCACGATGAAATGGTTCAGAAGGGCTTCCTTCCTGATGTTGTTACTTATAGTGTGCTTATTAATGGTCTCAATAAACAAGCTAGGACAAGGGAAGCAAAAAGGCTTTTGCTCAAATTGTTTTATGATGAATCTGTCCCGAGTGATGTCATGTATAGTACGCTGATAGAGAATTGTGGCAATATCGAATTTAAAAGTGCTGTAGCTCTTATAAAAGGATTTTGTATGAAGGGTTTGATGAATGAAGCTGATCGAGTTTTTGAGTCAATGCTTCAGAGAAACCATAACCCTGATGAAGCTGCATATAATGTTATCATACATGGTCATTGTAGAGGTGGGAATATTCAGAAGGCGTATGATCTATACAAGGAAATGGTGAAGATAGGTTTTGTTCCTCATACTGTTACTGTTATTGCTCTGGTTAAAGCGCTATTCATGGTTGGCAAGACCGATGAGTTAAGTCAAGTCATAACAAACATACTTAGAAGCTGTAAGCTTACTGATGCTGAGCTTGCTAAAGTACTTGTTGAAATAAACCATAAAGAAGGGAATATGGATGCTGTTTTCAATGTACTTACTGAAATGGCCAAGGATGGCCTCCTTCCAAAAAGTGGCTGA
- the LOC105795279 gene encoding polyadenylate-binding protein RBP47B → MQSTNGSDLSSKHQKQQPPPPPQPQQPQWMPNQWMGAMQYPAAAMAMMQQQQMMMMYPPHHYMAYNNPHFHYQQQYQQQQLHKQQQGSNSDEVKTIWVGDLLHWMDETYLHSFFSQSGEVSSIKIIRNKQTGQSEGYGFVEFSSRATAEKVLQSCNGSLMPNTEQPFHLNWASFGVNERRSDAGSDLSIFVGDLAADVTDTVLHETFSSKFQSVKGAKVVIDSNTGRSKGYGFVRFGDENERSTAMTEMNGVYCSSRPMRISVATPKKAFGYQQQYYSQGRQASNGAVEQGLHSHNDSNNATIFVGGLDSDVSDDDLRQPFSQFGEIISVKIPPGKGCGFVLFANRKDAEEAIQSLNGTTIGKQTVRLSWGRSIGNKQRRADSGNQWNGGYYRRQGYGGYGYGYGYGYATPPSPGPSMYAAAAAVPSAS, encoded by the exons ATGCAGTCAACCAACGGTTCTGATCTGAGCTCAAAGCACCAAAAACAGCAGCCCCCACCGCCGCCGCAGCCACAGCAGCCTCAATGGATGCCGAACCAATGGATGGGAGCTATGCAATACCCGGCGGCTGCTATGGCAATGATGCAACAACAacagatgatgatgatgtatCCTCCTCATCATTACATGGCTTATAATAACCCTCATTTTCATTATCAACAACAGTATCAACAACaacagttgcataaacaacaACAAGGATCTAATTCAGATGAGGTTAAAACGATCTGGGTTGGTGACCTTCTTCATTGGATGGATGAAACTTATCTTCATAGTTTCTTCTCTCAATCTGGCGag GTTTCGTCTATAAAAATCATACGAAATAAGCAAACCGGACAGTCTGAAGGGTACGGATTCGTGGAGTTTAGCTCTCGAGCAACGGCTGAAAAGGTTTTACAGAGCTGTAATGGTTCTCTGATGCCAAATACAGAGCAGCCTTTCCATCTGAACTGGGCTTCGTTCGGTGTGAACGAAAGACGATCTGATGCTGGCTCTGATCTGTCTATATTCGTAGGAGATTTGGCTGCCGATGTAACTGATACGGTGTTGCATGAAACCTTTTCTAGTAAATTTCAATCGGTCAAAGGAGCAAAAGTTGTTATCGATTCGAATACCGGTCGTTCGAAAGGTTATGGTTTCGTTCGATTCGGTGATGAAAATGAAAGGTCGACGGCCATGACTGAAATGAATGGAGTGTATTGCTCGAGTAGACCAATGAGGATTAGTGTTGCCACTCCCAAGAAAGCATTTGGATATCAGCAACAGTATTACTCACAAG GTAGACAAGCATCGAATGGTGCTGTGGAACAAGGTCTTCATTCTCATAATGACTCGAACAATGCTACT ATTTTTGTTGGAGGACTTGACTCGGATGTTAGTGATGATGATCTTAGACAACCCTTTTCCCAGTTTGGTGAGATCATCTCTGTGAAAATACCGCCTGGAAAAGGATGTGGGTTTGTGCTATTTGCAAACAG GAAGGACGCTGAGGAAGCAATCCAGAGCTTGAACGGAACAACCATAGGCAAGCAGACCGTCCGACTTTCTTGGGGTCGAAGTATTGGAAACAAACAG CGGAGAGCTGATTCTGGAAACCAGTGGAATGGAGGTTATTATCGACGGCAAGGCTATGGTGGTTATGGTTATGGTTACGGTTATGGCTATGCAACTCCACCAAGTCCGGGTCCTAGCATGTACGCTGCTGCAGCTGCCGTTCCTAGTGCTTCTTAA
- the LOC105795278 gene encoding zinc finger protein ZOP1 produces MTEYWVSQGNKWCDFCKIFISNNPSSIRNHELGQRHKENVAKRLTTMRKESAAKEKEQKDAARALEQIEAKAKRSYQKDVASFEARDSSDQALDGQEDWDYDGSSGYYYNQNNGLYYDPKSGFYYSDAIGRWVTQEEAYSKVQASSNTKSRDPILKKPFPTSGTGPVADNKSVAKSQNKTAPGPVISATLNPMRSVKGASSSLAVKRKRQDEKPKAVSKEEAAALKAREAAKKRVEEREKPLLGLYKGSH; encoded by the exons ATGACTGAG tattggGTGAGTCAGGGGAATAAATGGTGTGATTTCTGCAAAATTTTCATATCGAATAACCCATCGAGTATTCGAAACCATGAGCTCGGTCAACGGCACAAAGAGAATGTTGCTAAGAGACTTACTACTATGCGAAAAGAGAGTGCAGCCAAAGAGAAGGAACAGAAAGACGCTGCTCGTGCTCTTGAACAGATCGAAGCT AAAGCTAAGCGGAGTTATCAGAAGGACGTTGCTAGTTTTGAGGCGAGAGATTCTAGTGACCAAGCATTAGACGGTCAAGAAG ATTGGGACTATGACGGTAGCTCGGGTTATTACTACAATCAAAACAATGGGTTATACTATGATCCAAAGTCGGGATTTTACTATTCTGATGCTATAG GCAGGTGGGTGACACAGGAAGAGGCATACTCCAAGGTTCAAGCTTCATCAAATACCAAATCAAGAGATCCTATTTTGAAAAAGCCATTTCCAACTTCAGGGACGGGACCAGTTGCAGATAACAAAAGTGTTGCTAAAAGTCAAAACAAGACCGCACCGGGGCCTGTCATTTCCGCTACTTTAAATCCCATGAGATCTGTTAAAGGGGCTTCATCCTCACTTGCTGTTAAGAGAAAAAGACAAGATGAAAAACCCAAGGCTGTATCTAAAGAAGAGGCGGCTGCACTAAAAGCAAGGGAAGCTGCAAAGAAGAGAGTTGAAGAGAGAGAGAAACCATTGCTCGGTTTGTACAAGGGATCTCATTGA
- the LOC105795276 gene encoding protein ALP1-like has product MDETFLLMLSNLLHLHNSLDPTTSLLSPSSSSSPPTSSPSPSSPSSLLSSSSPAPLLFFTLASLLSFLATSSKKGSLDSSPSSKKREPNSSPSPPPSSSSHFSIAAFRALSTDHIWSMDAPIRDAEWRSLYGLSYPVFTTVVEKLKPFITASNLSLPSDYAVAMVLSRLCHGYSAKTIASRSSLDPYIVSKITNMVTRLLATKLYPEFIKIPVSRRRLVETTQGFEELTSLPNICGAIDGSPIKVRGLKLDRNSMSSYKCKYGYDSVLLQVVADHRKIFWDVCVKAPGGADDATHFRDSLLYNRLTSGDIVWDKVINVRGHHVRPYIVGDWCYPLLSFLMTPFSPDGAGTPAQNLFDGMLMKGRSVVVEAIGLLKTRWKILQDLNVGLNHAPQTIVACCVLHNLCQIAREPEPEVQKDPDETGAPARVLESEKQFYYFGESLRQALADDLHQRLSSR; this is encoded by the coding sequence ATGGATGAAACATTCTTGCTCATGTTATCAAATCTCCTCCACCTTCACAACTCTCTTGATCCCACCACTTCCCTTCTttccccttcttcttcttcttctcctcctACTTCATCTCCTTCCCCTTCTTCTCCATCTTCTCTTCTTTCATCTTCTTCGCCTGCTCCTCTCCTCTTCTTCACTCTCGCTTCTCTCCTTTCTTTCCTCGCTACTTCTTCTAAGAAAGGGTCATTGGATTCTTCTCCTTCGTCAAAGAAAAGGGAACCCAATTCATCGCCTTCTCCTCCTCCGTCGTCTTCTTCTCACTTCTCCATCGCCGCATTCCGTGCTCTCTCGACCGACCATATTTGGTCCATGGATGCCCCGATACGTGACGCTGAGTGGCGGTCCTTGTATGGGTTATCCTACCCTGTTTTCACCACCGTGGTTGAGAAACTCAAGCCTTTTATAACCGCTTCGAATCTTTCACTTCCTTCTGATTATGCTGTAGCTATGGTCCTTTCTCGTCTCTGCCATGGTTACTCTGCTAAAACCATCGCTTCCCGTTCTTCTTTGGACCCTTACATCGTTTCCAAAATCACTAACATGGTGACTCGGCTTTTGGCTACTAAGCTATACCCAGAGTTTATCAAGATCCCTGTTTCTCGTCGTAGATTGGTTGAGACTACCCAAGGGTTCGAGGAGCTTACTTCATTGCCCAACATTTGTGGAGCTATTGATGGGAGTCCGATTAAGGTCCGTGGGTTGAAACTTGATAGGAATTCGATGAGTTCTTATAAATGCAAATATGGGTATGATTCAGTTTTGCTTCAGGTTGTTGCTGATCATAGAAAAATTTTCTGGGATGTTTGTGTTAAAGCTCCTGGTGGGGCAGATGATGCTACTCATTTTAGAGATAGTTTGTTGTATAATAGGCTTACTTCAGGTGATATTGTTTGGGATAAAGTAATTAATGTTAGGGGTCATCATGTTAGGCCTTATATTGTTGGAGATTGGTGTTATCCTTTATTGTCGTTTTTGATGACACCCTTTTCTCCTGATGGGGCCGGGACTCCAGCACAGAATTTGTTCGATGGGATGTTGATGAAAGGGAGGTCTGTGGTGGTTGAAGCAATTGGGTTACTTAAAACTAGGTGGAAAATTCTTCAAGATTTGAATGTGGGGCTTAATCATGCACCGCAAACAATTGTTGCTTGTTGTGTGTTGCATAATTTGTGTCAGATTGCAAGAGAGCCTGAGCCTGAGGTTCAAAAGGATCCTGATGAAACTGGGGCTCCGGCGAGGGTGCTTGAGAGTGAGAAGCAGTTCTATTATTTCGGGGAAAGTTTGAGACAGGCATTGGCAGACGATTTGCACCAAAGGCTTTCTTCCCGATAA
- the LOC105795277 gene encoding uncharacterized protein LOC105795277: MAMEIQVITSTPSMEFNFDSACSSPYMTAPSSPRRFGNFLYSVPTTPTRVSSFCPHLENDGRSVDGGCEGGDGGGSEDFEFNFIGQLEKTPLSADELFDGGKIRPLKPQQLDPFETAMEESRKRVTLLNTVHKKSKSLSSFGVSDDIIMLETEQSSSKSQKFNAKSSVFSIFSLPKGNKKWKLKDLLLFRSKSESRATISEDPVLCRKNVSFRSTESIGSVSSSRRRGPVSAHELNHDVLYGKEPEDVKNASFRSTESIGSVSRLRRGPDSAHELNCAVLYRKEPEDVKNVSFRSSESIGLVSNSRRRRPVSAHELNYDVLYRKEPEDVQSASFRSTESIGSVSVHELNCAVLSRKESEDVKNASFRSTESISSVSNSRRRGPVSAHELHYTKNRAVSEEMRRKTFLPYKKGLLGCLGFNAGCGIHEISRGIGSLTRE, encoded by the coding sequence ATGGCGATGGAGATACAAGTTATAACCTCAACCCCATCAATGGAATTCAACTTCGATAGCGCATGTTCATCTCCATACATGACTGCTCCTTCAAGTCCTCGACGCTTCGGCAATTTCCTCTACAGCGTCCCAACCACTCCTACTCGCGTTTCTTCTTTCTGTCCTCACCTTGAAAACGATGGAAGATCCGTCGACGGCGGATGCGAAGGAGGCGACGGTGGTGGGAGTGAAGATTTTGAGTTCAATTTCATTGGGCAGTTAGAGAAAACTCCATTGTCGGCCGATGAACTTTTCGATGGGGGAAAGATTCGACCTTTGAAACCCCAACAGTTGGATCCATTTGAAACAGCCATGGAAGAGAGCCGCAAAAGAGTAACATTACTCAACACTGTTCATAAAAAGAGCAAATCTTTGTCTTCTTTTGGAGTATCCGATGATATTATTATGCTCGAAACAGAGCAAAGTTCATCGAAATCTCAAAAATTCAATGCTAAATCTTCtgttttttcgattttttcgttACCAAAAGGTAACAAAAAATGGAAACTTAAAGACCTTTTGTTGTTTAGGAGCAAATCAGAAAGCAGAGCAACAATAAGTGAAGATCCGGTTTTGTGTAGGAAAAATGTAAGCTTCCGGTCCACTGAGAGTATCGGTTCGGTTTCGAGCTCGAGGAGGAGAGGACCGGTTTCGGCTCACGAGTTGAATCATGATGTTTTGTATGGGAAAGAACCGGAGGATGTGAAGAATGCAAGTTTTCGGTCTACTGAGAGTATCGGTTCGGTTTCTAGACTGAGGAGAGGACCGGATTCGGCTCACGAGTTGAATTGTGCTGTTTTGTATAGGAAAGAACCGGAGGATGTAAAAAATGTAAGCTTTCGGTCTAGTGAGAGTATCGGTTTGGTGTCTAACTCGAGGAGGAGAAGACCGGTTTCGGCTCACGAGTTGAATTATGATGTTCTGTATAGGAAAGAACCGGAGGATGTGCAGAGTGCAAGTTTTCGGTCTACCGAGAGTATCGGTTCGGTTTCGGTTCACGAGTTGAATTGTGCCGTTTTGTCTAGGAAAGAATCGGAGGATGTGAAAAATGCAAGCTTCCGGTCTACTGAGAGTATCAGTTCAGTTTCTAATTCGAGGAGGAGAGGACCGGTTTCGGCTCACGAGTTGCATTACACGAAGAACCGGGCGGTCTCGGAGGAGATGAGGAGGAAGACATTTTTACCTTACAAGAAGGGACTCCTTGGATGCTTGGGGTTCAATGCTGGTTGTGGAATACATGAGATTTCTAGGGGTATTGGGTCGTTGACACGTGAATGA